The following is a genomic window from Streptomyces chrestomyceticus JCM 4735.
TGCCGGCCGGGTACGGAGACGGTGAAGGTGAGGACCTTGCCGTTGGCGAGGACGACGGTGACCTCGCTGGTCAGCCCCCGCTGGTTGATCTTGTGGACCCGTACGTCGGCGTCCTCGGCCTCGCCGTAGGTGACGATCTCGATGTCCAGGCGGCCGGAGAGGCGGGCGGTCAGCTCGCGGGCGCCGGGGTGGTCGGCGGAGACGACCAGGGTGCCGCCGGGGCGGATACGGCCGGCGAAGGTCTCGAAGGACTCGTAGATCTCGTCCATCGAGGCGTAGTTGGCGTGGTGGTCCAGCTCCACGTTGAGGACGATGGCGACCTCGGGCGCGTACTTGTGGAAGCTGCGGTCGCTCTCGTCCGCCTCGGCCACGAAGATCTCGCCGCTGCCGTGCTCGGCGTTGGAGCCGGGGGCGTCCAGGTCGCCGCCGATCGCGTACGACGGGGACAGGCCCAGCGAGCCGAGGGAGACGGCCAGCATGGAGGTGGTGGTCGTCTTGCCGTGGGTGCCGGCCACGGCGATCGGGCGCAGGCCGTCCATCAGGGCGGCGAGCGCGTCGGAGCGGTGCACGACGGGGATGCCGCGCTCGCGGGCGGCGGCCAGCTCCGGGTTGTCGTCGCGGATCGCGGAGGAGACGACGACGCTGGTGGCGTCCTCGGCCAGGTGGGCGGCGGCGTGCCCGAGGTGGACCGTGGCGCCGGCGTCGCGCAGGGCGCGGACGGTCGCCGACTCCTTGGCGTCGCTGCCCGCGACCCGGGCGCCGCGCTGCGCGAGGATCTTCGCAATGCCGGACATCCCGGCGCCGCCGATGCCGATGAAGTGCGGTCGGTCCATCGCGTCGGGGATGCCCGGGGACGGTGCCATGCGTCAGTCTCCTGCTCGTCGATCTCTTCGGTCCGTACGCGCACGATTCTCGCACCCGGCACCGACAGCCCGTGCCGGGCGGGCCGGGGTACCGGTTCAGCGGCGGATCAGCCCGCGCGCGGTGGCCGCGGCGACCGCCGACGTACGGGAGTCGACGCCCAGCTTGGCGTAGATGTGCACCAGGTGGGACTTGACGGTGGCCTGGCTGAGGAAGAGCCGCTTGCTGATCCGGGCGTTGGACAGGCCGTCGGCGACCAGTTGCAGCACCTCGGTCTCGCGCCGGGAGAGGGCCGTGGCGGGCGCCCGCATCCGGTCCATCAGGCGCAGGGCGACGGTCGGCGCGAGGGCGGACTTGCCGGCCGCCGCGGTACGGACGGCCGCGGCCAGCTCCTCGGGCGGCGCGTCCTTGAGGAGGTAGCCGGTGGCCCCGGCCTCGATGGCGGCGAGGATGTCCGCGTCGGTGTCGAACGTGGTCAGGACGAGGACGCGCGGGGCGTCCTCGCGGGCGGTGATGGCGGCGGTGGCCTGCGAGCCGAGCATCCGCCCGCCGAACTGGAGGTCCATCAGGACGACGTCGACGTCCGGCCGGGCGGCCCGTTCGACGGCCTCCTCGGCCGTGGGGACGTCCGCGACGACCTCGAAGTCCGGCTCGGTCTCCAGGACGGCGCGCAGTCCGGCCCGTACGACCGGGTGGTCGTCGGCGAGGAGGAGGCCGATGGTGGTGGTATCGGGGCCGGGGCCGGTCTCGGGGCGGTGGGTCACGCGGTGGCCTGTTCGGGAGGGGGTTCGGGGGCGTCGGGGGCGGCCGGTTGTGCGTACGGCAGGGTGACGGCGACCGCCGTGCCCTCGCCGGGCGCCGACTCCACGGCCAGCGTGCCGCGCAGCGCGCGGGCGCGGGCGCGCATCGCGGCCAGCCCGAAGCCGGTGCCTTCGGCGGCGCCGGAGCCGGGGGACGGCACCGCGTCGGGCGCGAAGCCCGTCCCGTCGTCCACCACGTCGAGGGCGACCTCGGTGTCCATGTAGGAGAGGGTCAGCTCGGCCCGGCCGGCGTGCGCGTGCTGGACGGCGTTGGCCAGTGCGGACTGCGCGATGCGCAGCAGCGCGACCTCGTGCGGGGTGGGCAGCTCGACGGGCGCCCCGGAGACCTGGCAGTGCACGGCCAGGCCGGAGGAGCGCGCGGTGGTGGCGCACAGCCGTTCCAGGGCGGCGGGCAGGGTCCCGGCCTCCAGGTCGGGCGGGCTGAGCGCCCGGACGAAACGGCGGGCCTCGGCGAGGTTGTCGACGGCGGCCTGCCGGGCCTGCCGGACGTGGCCGAGCGCGGTGGCGCTGTCCGGCCGCCGCTCCATCGCCCGTTCCGCGGCCCGCAGCAGCAACTGGATGCTGGAGAGGCCCTGCGCGAGGGTGTCGTGGATCTCGCGGGCGAGCCGTTCCCGCTCGGCGAGCACCCCGGCGGCGTGCTCGGCGGCCGCGAGGTCGCTGCGGGCCGCGGTCAGCTCCTCGATGAGGCGGCGGCGCTGCTCGCTCTCCCGGTAGAGGGCCTGGTAGCCGAGGACGACGGCGACGGCGACCGCCGCGCCCAGCGCGGGGCCGACGACCGTACCGACGGTGAGCGTACGGGTGTGCCAGCCGAACCCGCCGATCGCGACGAGGGTGGTGACCAGGACGGCGGGCAGCGCCCAGCGCAGCGGGAGCAGGTGGAGCTGGACGAAGAAGAGCGGGAAGGCGAGCCAGACGCCGAGGGGCGTGAGGGCGAGCAGCACGGCCCACACCGCCATGACGGCGGCGAGCCAGAGCACCGCGACGGCCGTCGAGGTGCGGACCGGCGGCAGCGTGGGGCCGACCGCGTACACGGCGAGCAGCAGGACGGCGGCGCCGACGACGGCCGGGGCGTCCGGGCTGTGGTCGGCGACGGCCCGTACGGCGGCGAGCGCCAGCAGGGCGGCCACCATCAGGTGCAGGCAGCCGCGCAGCACCCGCAGGGCGGGGGTCAGGGAGTGGGGAGTCACAGCCCTTCCAGGCTAGGCGCCCGGACGCGTACCGGCATCAATCAAAAGGTGGAGGGCGGACCCGGCCTTTCGATGCGGGTGAAGCACTCCGGGGCGCGATGCCCGGCGCCCCCTCCCCGGGCGACGGTGGGGGCAGCCGCCGGGCACCGGGCCCGGCGCCCCTCGGAAGGATGGCCCAGCCCCCGTGTTCGTCGCCTGGAGAGACCTGAGATTCGCCAAGGGCCGGTTCGCCCTCATGGGCACCGTCATCGTGCTGATCACGGTGCTGGTGGGGCTGCTGTCCGGCCTGACGGCGGGCCTGGGCCGGGAGAACACCTCGGCCCTCACCTCGCTGCCCGCCGACCGCCTCGCCTTCGCCGCGCCCCTGGACGGCGGCGACGACGTCTCGTTCACCGACTCGCACGTCGACAGGCGGACCTGGGAGTCCTGGGCGAAGGTGCCGGGCGTCGGCTCGGCGGAGCCGCTGGGGATCGGTACGGCCAAGGCCACGGCGGGCGGCGGCACGGACCGGCGGACCGCCGCGCTGTCCGCCTTCGGGGTACGGCCCGGCTCGCACCTGGCGCCCGGGGCCGGACGGATCGCGGACGGCTCGGCGGTGCTGTCCGCGAAAGCCGCGGACGAGCTGGGCGTACGGGCCGGCGGCACGTTCACACTGAACGGGCGGACGCTGACGGCCGCCGCGGTGGCGGGCGAGGCCATGTACAGCCACACGCCGGTGGTCTGGACGTCGCTGGACGACTGGGCAGGGGTGGCCGGGGGTTCCGCTTCCCGGACCTCCGGCGGCGGGGCCGACTCGGCCACCGTGGTCGCCCTCACCACCTCCTCGGACGCCGCGCTGGCCGCCGCCGACCGGCAGCTCGGCACCCGTACCGTCACGACCGGCGAAGCGCTGAACGCCATCGGCTCGTACACCGCGGAGAACGGTTCCCTCCAGCTCATGCGCGGCTTCCTCTTCGCCATCTCGGCGCTGGTCATCGGCGCGTTCTTCACGGTCTGGACGATCCAGCGCAGCGGCGACGTCGCGGTGCTCAAGGCGCTCGGCGCGCCCACCCGCTACCTGCTGCGGGACGCGCTCGGCCAGGCGGTCGTCCTGCTGGTGATCGGTACGGGCGTGGGCACCGCGCTCGCGGCCGCGGCCGGCGCGGCCGTCGGCGGCACCGTGCCGTTCGTCCTGGACCCGGCCACGGTCCTGGTCCCGGCCCTGGTCATGATCGCGCTGGGGGCCGTCGGCGCCGCGCTGTCCATCCGCCGCATCACGGCCGTCGACCCGCTGACGGCGCTGGGGAGCGCGCGGTGAGACCGGCGGGTTTCCCCTTCCCGAACGGTATCCGTGAAAGCGTTTCCCCGCCCGGACCGCTCCACCCGGACTGTTCCACGCGCAATTTCCGGAGCGGCCCGGCGTACGGCCTTCGCCATTCGGGAACCGGTGCCGGGAATTCCGGCGCGGGCCCTGGTCCCCGTTCCGATTCCGGTCCAGGTCCCGATTTCGGCCCCGATCCCGTACCGCTCCGTACGGATACGGATTCCGATTCCGCGAACGCGAAAGACCGGACCGTACAGCGCTCCCCCGCCCCGCGCCCCACCCGATTCCCTACTCAGCGACGGACCTCATGAAGACGAACCCCGCCACCCCCCGGCCCCACACGAGCCCCGCAACCGGAACCGCCCCCTCCGCCGGTCTCGCCCTCACCGGTGTCACCCTCACCTACCCGGACGGCGCCGGCCGCCTCACCGCCCTCGACGACGTGACGCTGACCGTGCCGCCGGGGTCCGTGACCGCCGTGGTCGGGCCCTCCGGCTCCGGCAAGTCCAGCCTGCTGGCGGTGGCCGCCACGCTGATCACCCCGGAGGCCGGGCGGGTGGTGATCGACGGTACGGACACCACCGGGATGAGCCGGGCCGAGCTGACCACGCTGCGCCGTACCCGCGTCGGCATGGTCTTCCAGCAGCCCAACCTGCTGCCCTCCCTGACGGCCGCGGAGCAGTTGCAGGTGATGGCGCACCTGGACGGCCGGACGCCGCGCGCCGCCCGGCCGCGGGCCCTGGAGCTGCTCGACGCGGTCGGTCTGGCCGACCAGGCGGCGCGCCGCCCGCACCAGCTCTCGGGCGGCCAGCGGCAGCGGGTCAACATCGCCAGGGCGCTGATGAACGAGCCGGCCGTCCTGCTGGTCGACGAGCCGACCAGCGCGCTGGACCACGAGCGCGGCGCCGCCGTCCTCGACCTGCTCACCACGCTCACCCGCCGGCGCGCCACCGCGACCGTCCTGGTCACGCACGACCGCGCCCACCTGGACGCGGTGGACGCGGTCGCGGAGATGCTGGACGGGCGGCTCGGCCGACTGCCGGACGGGCGGCTCAGCCTCCGGCGGAATCCCCGGCGGAGCCGTCGGCCGGGCCCTTGACCGGGTTGTGCGCCACGTCCTGGGCCGGGTCGTCGGCCGCGTGCGAGAAGAGCTTCAGCACGGGCACGCCGACCTTGTGCCGGGCGCGGGAGGCCCAGTCGCGGTGGAAGAACTCCTCGACGAAGTGCGGGGCGGTCAGCACGATCACCTCGTCGGCACCGGTCTCGTCGACGACCGACCGCAGCAGGTCCAGCGGGTGGTCCTCGACGACCTGCCCGATCGCCTCGGCGCCCGCCTCCCGCAGGGCGTGCAGGGTGTAGGACAGGGCGCGCTCGGCGGGCGGCTCCGCCTGGTCGCCCTCCGGCTCGTCGCCTTCCCGTACGGCGTCCTCGAACTCGCCCAGGGCGACATCGTCGATGGCCCTGAGCAGGCGGTCCTGATTGCCGCGCGGCTGCATGAGGACGACGAAGGAGACCTGGTCGTCGCCGTGCAGCGTGGTGACGAACTCCACGTCGGCGGGCGTCAGGGGCTTCTCGATCATCAATACGCTCGTGAACACGGCGGGCGCCCTTCTTCTCATCTCTCGCGGCCCGTCCGGGGAGCGGACCGACAGAAACCATCCTGCCCCGTCGCCACACGGGACCTGTTGGCCTTTAGTGTGCCCAGCGGAAGCTAAGCGGAACGGATAATTCCGCCTTTTGTTCAGGACCGGCGGTAGCGGGTGAACAGGAAGCCGGCCTCCTCCAGTACGGACGCGAGTTCGAATGTCTCCGGAACGGTCGTCACCGGCGCGTTCATGATGCGCGACGCGTCGCCGGCGACCACCAGCGGTGCCAGCGAGAGGCACAACTCGTCGAGTGCCCCGCTTCCGGCGAACTGACCCAGGAGCCGGGGCCCGCCCTCCGTCAGCAGCCTGGTCAGACCCCGCCCGGCCAGCGCGCCGACCACCCGCGACGGGTCGACGGCGGCCCCCTCACCGGCGAAGACGACCTCGGCACCGGCCTTGCGCGCGGTCCGCACCCGGTCCTCGTCGGCCCCCGCGCCGGTCACCACGACCGTCGGCACCAGCGGCTCGGTGAACAGCGGCTGCGCGAAGTCCAGGTCCAGGCTGGCGGTGACCACCGCGATGACGGGGGCGGGCGGCTGCCCGGCGGCGGCCCGGCGCGCCGCGAACGCCTCGCGGGCGCGGGCCGGGCGGTAGCCCTCCTTGCGTACGGTCTCGGCGCCGACGACCACCGCGTCCGCGAGGCCGCGCAGCACACCGAAGATCCGCATGTCCGCGTCACTGGAGAGCGGCTGCGAGCGGCCTTCGTGGTGGGCCGCGCCGTCCAGCGAGGAGACCATGTTCGCGCGGAGCCAGCCCGCTCCCGCGTCGAGACGGGGGTACGCGTAGGCGTCGGCCAGTTCGTCCAGGCCCCACCGGCGGTCGGCGAAATCGGCGGCGCCGGCCGGTGCGGAACCGGCGCCGGCGGCCGTACGGAAATCGGCCGGACCCGCCGTACGGGAATCAGCGGAATCGGCCGTAGTGGAATCGGCAGGGCCCGCCGTACCGGAATCCGGGGCGCCGGAAAGGGCTCCGGCGTCGGTCCCCGTCGCGGTTCCGGCAATGGCGCCAGGTTCCGCCGCGAGAGCGGACGCGACCGAGGCGGAATTCCCGTCCCGCGGAGTATCCGCGGTATGCGGGAAATCACCGGACGGCACGGGCGGGGCGGGAAGGGGAAACAGGCGTCGCATAGGCGGCAGTGTGACATGCCTCGCTCACCCGGCGGAGTCCTCCCGCACAGCGGCTAGGCTGGACGGCTGTGTCGCCTTCCCAGCCCTCGTCATCCCAGTCCTCCCCCATAGCCGGGCCGCCGGCCGACGGGGCCGGAGCGGCCCCCGCCGCGCTCACCTCGCGCGCGCCGCACGTCCCGGCCGACCGCCTGGTGGCGGAGATGGTCCCGCCGCCGCGGTTCCAGAGCGCGCGCTTCGAGACGTACATCCCGGACCCTGACCAGCCCAGCCAGGCCGCGGCCGTAGAGGTCCTGAGCGGCTTCGCCGCGGGCATCGGCGGCGGTACGGACCCGGCCGGCGGCAAGCGGCGCTGGTTCGGCCGGAGCGCCAAGAAGGCCGCGGCCCCCTCGGGCCCGCGCGGCGTCTACCTGGACGGCGGATACGGCGTCGGCAAGACGCACCTGCTGGCCTCCCTCTGGCACGCGACCCCCGCCGAGCCCGCGCTCAAGGCGTTCGGCACGTTCGTGGAGCTGACGAACCTGGTCGGCGCACTCGGATTCCAGCAGACCGTGCAGACGCTCAGCGGTCACCGCCTGCTGTGCATCGACGAGTTCGAACTGGACGACCCCGGTGACACGGTGCTCGTCTCCAGCCTGCTGAGCCGGCTGGTCGAGGCGGGCGTCGCGCTCGCCGCCACCTCCAACACGCTCCCCGGCAAACTGGGCGAAGGCCGCTTCGCCGCGGCCGACTTCCTGCGCGAGATCCAGGGCCTGAGCGCCCACTTCCGGCCGCTGCGCATCGACGGCGAGGACTACCGCCACCGCGGGCTGCCCGAGGCCCCGCCCCCGTTCGACGACGCGACCGTCAGCCGCGTCGCCCACCGCACCCCCGGCGCCTCGCTCGACGACTTCCCGTCGCTGCTGGACCACCTCTCGAAGGTGCACCCCAGCCGGTACGGGGCGATGTGCGACGGGATCACCGCCGTCTGCCTGACCGATGTGCAGGCGGTGCCGGACCAGTCCACCGCGCTGCGCCTGGTCGTCCTCGCGGACCGGCTGTACGACCGGGAGGTGCCGGTGGTGGCGGCGGGCAAGCCGTTCGACGCGCTGTTCAGCGAGGAGATGCTCAAGGGCGGCTACCGGAAGAAGTACTTCCGCGCCATCTCCCGGCTCACGGCGCTGGCCCGGGACGCCAAGCCGCTGGTGGAGGGGTAGCGGTCAGGACGGGGACGTAGTCGCGGCTCCCGGCCGGTACACCGGGTTCCGGGTCCGCGCGCGGCCGGTTCCCGGCGGCCGACGTGCGTGGTACACACATGCGGGTCACATCACCTGTCCGCCAGCAGGGAGTTGCCCATGTCCGCGACACGTCGTCAGGTCCTGGCAAGAACCGGCGCGCTGGGCGTATCGATCGCCTTCGCCGGCAGCGTCCCCGAGGTCTTCGCCGGCACCGCCACCGCCCGGAGCGCGGGCCGGCACGGCTACGGCCCCCTGATACCCGACCCGGCGGGTCTGCTCGACCTGCCGAAGGGGTTCCGGTACCGGGTGCTGTCCCGTGAGGGCCTTCCGCTGCCCTCCGGCGAGGGCCGCATACCGAGCAACCACGACGGCATGGCGGCCTTCCCGGGCCGCCACGGCCGCGTCCACCTCGTACGCAACCACGAGAACCGCAGCAAGTCCCGCGTCCCCGTCCCCGCCGTCGACGGCCTGACCTACGACCCGGCGGGCGAGGGCGGCTGTACGGCGCTGGAGGTGGACCAGCACCACCGCGTGCTGTCCGAGCGCGTCGCCATCGCCGGTACGTCCACCAACTGCGCGGGCGGGCCCACCCCGTGGCACACCTGGCTCACCTGCGAGGAGACCGAGCTACGGGCGGGCGAGGGCGGGTACACCAAGGACCACGGCTTCATCTTCGAGGTCGACCCGTACGACCCGCGCCGCACCGGCGCCGTACCGCTGACCGCCATGGGCCGCTTCCAGCACGAGGCCATAGCCGTCGACCCCGAGACCGGCACGGTCTACGAGACCGAGGACGCCTTCGACAAGCCGTTCGGTCTCTTCTACCGGTTCCGGCCGGCCAAGCCGCTGGGCGGCCGGGGCTCCCTGCGGGCCGGCGGACGGCTCCAGGCCCTGCGCGTACCGGACGTCAAGGACCTCTCCGCCGTCCAGGAGCCCGGCACCAGCTTCCGCCACGTGGAGTGGGTGGACGTCCCCGACCCGCTCGCGCGGCAGACCCCCGTCCGCTTCCAGGACTTCGGGCCGCGCGGCATCACCCACGCGCAGAAGCTGGAGGGCTGCTACTGGGGCGGCTCCAGCGTCTACTTCGTCTCCAGCTTCGCGCGGAGCAAGGACGGTTCGGCCGCCGACCACCAGGGCCAGGTGTGGCGGTACGACCCGGGCGCGCGCCGCCTCACGCTGGTGGTCGTCTTCGGCCCGGACGCCGACGTGCAACTGCCCGGCGAGTCCCCCGACAACATCTGCCTGGCGCCCGGCGGCGGGCTGATGGTGTGCGAGGACGGCGACGGCGCGCAGCACGTCTTCGGCCTGACCCGGCGCGGCACGGTGTACCCGGTGGCCCGCGGCCGGCAGAACATCGGCACACCGGAGAAGCCCGAGTGGGGCGAGTTCGCGGGGGTCACCTTCTCCCCCGACCACCGCACGATGTACGTCAACTGCTACACGCCCGGCACGACGTTCGCGGTCACCGGGCCCTGGGAGGACTAGCCCGTTCCGTTCGGATCATCTGAACGGTGGTCCGCGCATGTCGTTGACCGATGCGCGGTGGGCGCGGATCGAGCCGTTGCTGCCGGGCCGGACACCGAGGCGGGGTGGCCGCCGGCGGGGCCGTCGTGACCGGTTCACGGTCCGTCGCCCGCCGACCGTGCCAGGTACGCGTAGTTGTCCTCGATGAGGTGGTCCAGTGCGGCCCTGGCGGCGGCAAGGCCGTCGATGGCCTCGGACAGCCGGGCCCGCTCGCGGCCCATGAGTTCCAGTGCCTGCCGCGCCCTGTCCTCGCTCGGCTCGGCCATGCAGGGCGCCATCTCGGCGATGGTGCTGCTGGGCATGCCCGCCGCCAGGAACGCCTGGATGAGGCGCACCCGCCGAACGTGCTCGTCCTCGTAGTGGCGCTGTCCGCCGGGTGAGCGGGAGCTGACGAGCAGGCCCTGCTCCTCGTAGTAGCGCAGCGACCGGCGGCTGGCTCCCTCCACCGGGACCGGCACGCGCCGCTGTTCACCTTCGTCCCGGAGGCGGAGCGCTACGTGCGCAAGTACACCGTCTCCCACCCGGTCCCCGCCGGAAACTATCCGCCCCGGGCCTACGACGGCCTGACGGAGATCTGGTTCGAGAACTGGGAGGATCACGACGCCTTCTTCGCCTCCGAGAACTACCGGACGCTGGTCAACCCCGACGAAGCACGCTTCATCGACATGGAATCGGTGGCCGTGATGGTCACCGAGGAGAAGAAGGTCATGTGACGGACCGGCTCGAAAGACGCGCCCTACCCCGAGCAGGCCGAGCGCTGGGCCTCCAGCCATTCGCAGTGCGGGCACAGGAGCGCCCCGGGCCGGTCGGCGGGGTACTCGGTGGGCTCGCCGCAGTGCACGCAGTCGGCGAGGGGCGGACCGCTGTCCGCCCCTTCGTCCGTACGGTTCGGCTGCTCTTCTTCGGTGCCCGGCATACGTCCGATCGTACGCGCGGGCGTGCGATCGGGCGTAGGGGCGGGCGTGCGAGCGGGCGTATGTGCCGTGGCGGGGGCGCTCGTCAGATGCGGCGGGAGCTGAGGCGGCAGGCCAGGGCCGTGGCGGCGCCCGCGATCAGCAGGCCGGCGAGCAGCGGCAGCCAGGGCAGGGTGACCGTTCCGTGGGCGGAGCCGGTGACCAGTCCGGAGACGGCGGCGTTCGCGGGCGAGGCGCTCCCGATCAGCAGCAGGAGCGCGGCGAGCAGTCCGGACACGATCGACCAGCCGGTGCTGCGCAGCACCGGCCAGTTGCAGAGCGCCCCGACGGCGGTGCCGAGCAGTACGCAGACCAGCCCGGCGAGCAGCCCGGCGCAGGCGGCGGCGAGCACGGGGACGGCGGTCCGGTGGTCGGAGGCGTGCGGGTCGGCGACGAGCGAGACGTACGCCGTACCGACGAGGGCGAGACCCGCCGCCGACAGGCTCCCCGTCAGGACGGCGGCGAAGTGCGCCTTGCCGGGGCCGGCTGCCGCCGCCGTGCAGGAGCGGGCGGCCGGCGGCTCGCCCGTGACGCAGATCCGGCACAGCCAGGCGGCGAGGGGCAGCAGCCCGAACGCGGCGACACCGTACGAGTCGAGGATCGGCCCGCCGCTCTGCACGCCCACCGCGAGGAGGGCGGCATACAGGAGGACCGGCGGCAGCCAGCGGTGCGACCGCAGGAGCAGGGCGAACCGGTAGCGGAGGAGCGGGATCACGGGTACCGGTTTTCGTCGGGGACCGGGGCGGCGGGAGAGGACGAGGGTGGCGGCGGGGCGACCGCGCGGATGTGCCAGGGCGGGTGCGCCGCGAGCAGGGCGCGCAGCAGCGCGTCGGAGTGGGCGGCGGCAACGGCCAGCCGGACCGTCGTACCGCCGTCCGGGCCCCGCGTGACGTATGGCCGGCCCGGCAGCTCGGCGAGACCGGCGAGGTCGCGCGGGGTGAGGTGTCCGGCTGCGCCGGGAGCCTCCGCCTCGATGATCACTCGGGGGCCGGACGGCGGTGCATCGTCGCCCTCCGCCGGGCGCGCGCCCGTCTCCGCGTCCGCCGGGCGCGCGCCCGGATCCGTCCCCGCCCCGCCCGGGAGCCGGTCCAGGCCGTCTCCCCTGACGCGGTACCGCGCGTCGGCCGCGCCCGCCAGGCGCCGCGGGTCGTGGTCGACGAAGACGACCGTGCCGCCCGCCGCGACGCGCTCGGCCACCGCCCGGTCGAGGACGTCGCGGGCCGCCGGGTCCAGGCCCGTCCAGGCTTCGTCGAGGACGAGGAGTTCCGGCTCGGCGAGCAGGGCCTGGGTCAGTGCGACCTTCTGGCTGGTGCCCTTGGACAGCTCGGCGAGCGGCGTACGGGCGTGGCCGCCGGCGCCGAAACGTTCGAGCCAGTCCGTGGCACGGCGGGCCGCGGCGGGGCCGCGCAGGCCGTGGATCCGCCCGAGGTGGGTGAGGTAGCCGACGGCCGTGAACGGCAGGGCGGCGGGGAAGCGTTCGGGTACGTACGCGCTGCGCGGGCGCCCGGTGACCCGGCCCCTGCTGGGGGCGTCGATCCCGGCCACGATCCGCAGCAGCGTCGACTTGCCGCTGCCGTTGTGGCCCTCGACCCGCACCAGCGACCGGCGCGGCAGGTCGAGGTCGATGTTCCGCAGCACCCACGGGCCACGTACCCCGTACCGCCGCCCGACCCCGTCCAGCCTCATCGGTCCCCCGGCCCTCGTCCCCGTCGCCGCGCCGCCCCCGCCGTCAGTTCCCGGCCGCCTTCTCGGGGCGCAGCTCACTGGGCCGTACGATCACAAAACCCTCACCGTCCAGCCGGAGCTGCACCGCCTCGCCGGAACCGCCGCGCAGCATCGAGCCGAGGCTCTGCGAACGGTGCAGCGAGGTCTTCAGCGACGCGGTCCAGCCGACCACCGCGTCGGTGTCCACGAACACCGGGGCCTGCGGCGACACGGGGATGACGAGGGGGTTGCCCTCACACATCACGGCCAGCTTGCCGTGGCCGGTGAAGACGGAGTTGAACAGGCCGCCGCCGGTCATGCCCGCGCCCTTGACCGTGGAGATCTCGTAGGACAGGGACGGGTCGAAGCACAGCACGTTGCGGCCGTTGACGGTGAGGCCGTCGCCGGGGGCGAGGTCGACGATGAAACAGTTGGCGGCCTCGTGCGCGAACCAGACCTCGCCGCGGCCGCGCACGGCCATCAGGGCCAGGCCCTCGCCGGTCACGGCCCGCTTGAGGAACTTGCCGACGCCCTGCCCCTGCTTCTCGAACTGCAGGTCGCCCCGGTAGGCGACCATCGAGCCCTGGCGCGCGAAGCACTCGCCGTCCACGGCGTACTTGACCGATTTGGCGTTCTGCAGGGTCATGCCGGGCGCGGAGGCCGGCGTGACCACGTTCTCGGAGGCGAAGAGGTCGCTGTGCATAAGGAGGATAATCCCCCGGAACGATCCGTTCCGCCAAGGCGCCGGCCCGCGCGGTGCCGTTCCGGGCGGCTGGCACACTGGTCCGTGTGACCAGCACCGATCTCGCCGGACCCGGCGATCCGACCGACGCCGCCGCCGACGCGCCCCGCTCGGCGGAGACCGGCCGCGACGCCGCGCCGCAGTACGTCCTCCCCCTCGTCGTCCGGATCGAGCGGGACGACCCGCCCGCCCGTACGGACGCGCTGGAGACCTCGGCACGGGCCGTGCTGACCCTGCTCTCGGACGAGCGGGCGACGGGCGACGGCGAGTGGGCGGCCGCCGTGCACGCCTGGGAGGACGCCCGGATCCGCAAGGTCGTGCGCCGGGCGCGCGGCGCGGAGTGGCGGCGCGCCGAGGCGCTGCCGGGCATCACGGTGCACGGCGAGAGCGCCGAGGTCCGGGTCTTCCCGCCGGTCCCGCTGGACGGCTGGCCCAAGGACCTGGCCCGCCTCCAGGTCTCCGGCACCCACCTCGACGACCCGCGGGAGCCCGGCGCCCCCGCCACCGGTGTCCCGGTGCTGTGGCTCAACCCGGAACTGGACATGTCGGCGGGCAAGTCGATGGCCCAGACGGGCCACGGCGCGCAACTGGCCTGGTGGGCCCTGCCCGAGGCCGACCGCGCCGCCTGGCGCGCGGCCGGCTTCCCCCTGTCGGTACGCCCCTGCCCGCCCCACCGGTGGGCCGAACTGACCGCCAGTGGCCTGCCGGTGGTGCGGGACGCGGGGTTCACCGAGGTCGTACCCGGTTCGTGCACGGTCGTCGCCGACCATCCGGCGCTGC
Proteins encoded in this region:
- a CDS encoding ABC transporter ATP-binding protein, whose translation is MKTNPATPRPHTSPATGTAPSAGLALTGVTLTYPDGAGRLTALDDVTLTVPPGSVTAVVGPSGSGKSSLLAVAATLITPEAGRVVIDGTDTTGMSRAELTTLRRTRVGMVFQQPNLLPSLTAAEQLQVMAHLDGRTPRAARPRALELLDAVGLADQAARRPHQLSGGQRQRVNIARALMNEPAVLLVDEPTSALDHERGAAVLDLLTTLTRRRATATVLVTHDRAHLDAVDAVAEMLDGRLGRLPDGRLSLRRNPRRSRRPGP
- a CDS encoding indole-3-glycerol phosphate synthase gives rise to the protein MIEKPLTPADVEFVTTLHGDDQVSFVVLMQPRGNQDRLLRAIDDVALGEFEDAVREGDEPEGDQAEPPAERALSYTLHALREAGAEAIGQVVEDHPLDLLRSVVDETGADEVIVLTAPHFVEEFFHRDWASRARHKVGVPVLKLFSHAADDPAQDVAHNPVKGPADGSAGDSAGG
- a CDS encoding response regulator; its protein translation is MTHRPETGPGPDTTTIGLLLADDHPVVRAGLRAVLETEPDFEVVADVPTAEEAVERAARPDVDVVLMDLQFGGRMLGSQATAAITAREDAPRVLVLTTFDTDADILAAIEAGATGYLLKDAPPEELAAAVRTAAAGKSALAPTVALRLMDRMRAPATALSRRETEVLQLVADGLSNARISKRLFLSQATVKSHLVHIYAKLGVDSRTSAVAAATARGLIRR
- a CDS encoding ABC transporter permease encodes the protein MFVAWRDLRFAKGRFALMGTVIVLITVLVGLLSGLTAGLGRENTSALTSLPADRLAFAAPLDGGDDVSFTDSHVDRRTWESWAKVPGVGSAEPLGIGTAKATAGGGTDRRTAALSAFGVRPGSHLAPGAGRIADGSAVLSAKAADELGVRAGGTFTLNGRTLTAAAVAGEAMYSHTPVVWTSLDDWAGVAGGSASRTSGGGADSATVVALTTSSDAALAAADRQLGTRTVTTGEALNAIGSYTAENGSLQLMRGFLFAISALVIGAFFTVWTIQRSGDVAVLKALGAPTRYLLRDALGQAVVLLVIGTGVGTALAAAAGAAVGGTVPFVLDPATVLVPALVMIALGAVGAALSIRRITAVDPLTALGSAR
- a CDS encoding sensor histidine kinase, with protein sequence MVAALLALAAVRAVADHSPDAPAVVGAAVLLLAVYAVGPTLPPVRTSTAVAVLWLAAVMAVWAVLLALTPLGVWLAFPLFFVQLHLLPLRWALPAVLVTTLVAIGGFGWHTRTLTVGTVVGPALGAAVAVAVVLGYQALYRESEQRRRLIEELTAARSDLAAAEHAAGVLAERERLAREIHDTLAQGLSSIQLLLRAAERAMERRPDSATALGHVRQARQAAVDNLAEARRFVRALSPPDLEAGTLPAALERLCATTARSSGLAVHCQVSGAPVELPTPHEVALLRIAQSALANAVQHAHAGRAELTLSYMDTEVALDVVDDGTGFAPDAVPSPGSGAAEGTGFGLAAMRARARALRGTLAVESAPGEGTAVAVTLPYAQPAAPDAPEPPPEQATA
- the murC gene encoding UDP-N-acetylmuramate--L-alanine ligase, with product MAPSPGIPDAMDRPHFIGIGGAGMSGIAKILAQRGARVAGSDAKESATVRALRDAGATVHLGHAAAHLAEDATSVVVSSAIRDDNPELAAARERGIPVVHRSDALAALMDGLRPIAVAGTHGKTTTTSMLAVSLGSLGLSPSYAIGGDLDAPGSNAEHGSGEIFVAEADESDRSFHKYAPEVAIVLNVELDHHANYASMDEIYESFETFAGRIRPGGTLVVSADHPGARELTARLSGRLDIEIVTYGEAEDADVRVHKINQRGLTSEVTVVLANGKVLTFTVSVPGRHYALNAVAALAAGTALGLPPHNLASALGTYTGVKRRLQLQGEAAGVQVIDSYAHHPTEMTADLEAIRGAATGSRVLVVFQPHLFSRTQELGKEMGEALTLADASVVLDIYPAREDPVPGVTSALIIDAARAKGARVTAESDMSAIPEVVAGMAEPGDLVLTMGAGDVTELGPQILARLRNR